In Thunnus albacares chromosome 10, fThuAlb1.1, whole genome shotgun sequence, a single window of DNA contains:
- the nocta gene encoding nocturnin isoform X1: MNPARRCSALLSQLCVSSLGGPTTRRPFSPGAVSAPAGPRRSDTGVRGGRGGVNGTCPQLKPSGASTPGAAPVCPMGGSSSRLFGTMAQSLNSAPLAHPDTYLEENPDQEDLVEIDPDQLLRECEEALQRRPARPHRDLVYPSGTAPRCHKHNPSIRVMQWNILAQALGEGKDGFIRCPLDALNWQERKYLILEEILTYRPDILCLQEVDHYYDTFLPIMASLGYHGSFLAKPCSPCLDVEQNNGPDGCALFYRRSRFSLQSTAHLRLSAMMLPTNQVAIVQTLHCRVTGRRLCVAVTHLKARSGWERLRSAQGADLLQRLRSITCRSGGSQSEAVSGKDPLVVCGDFNAEPSEDVYRRFLSSPLGLDSAYKLLSSDGQTEPAYTTWKIRPSGESCSTLDYIWYTQDALGVECLLDIPTEEQIGPDRLPSYHYPSDHLSLLCDISFREEPHRLM; encoded by the exons ATGAATCCAGCCCGTCGCTGTTCGGCTTTATTGAGCCAGCTGTGTGTCTCTTCACTGGGGGGGCCGACTACCAGAAGACCGTTTTCACCGGGAGCGGTCTCAGCTCCGGCGGGACCTCGACGCTCTGACACCGGTGTccgaggaggaagagggggtgTCAACGGGACCTGTCCCCAGCTGAAGCCGAGTGGAGCATCCACACCTGGGGCAGCACCAG tTTGTCCAAtgggaggcagcagcagcaggttgttTGGTACAATGGCCCAGTCGCTGAACAGCGCCCCCCTGGCCCACCCAGACACGTACCTGGAGGAGAACCCAGACCAGGAGGACCTGGTTGAGATCGACCCGGACCAGCTGCTCAGAGAGTGTGAGGAGGCCCTGCAGAGGCGTCCAGCCAGGCCACACCGGGATCTGGTCTATCCCAGCGGCACAGCGCCCCGCTGCCACAAGCACAACCCATCCATACGGGTCATGCAGTGGAATATACTGGCACAAG CTCTGGGTGAGGGGAAGGACGGGTTTATTCGTTGTCCATTGGACGCCCTCAACTGGCAGGAAAGGAAGTACCTGATCCTGGAGGAGATCCTCACCTACCGCCCTGACATCCTGTGTCTACAGGAAGTGGATCACTACTATGACACTTTCCTGCCCATCATGGCCAGCCTGGGTTACCATGGCAGCTTCCTGGCCAAACCCTGTTCTCCCTGTCTGGATGTAGAGCAGAATAACGGCCCCGACGGCTGCGCTCTGTTTTACCGCCGCTCACGCTTCTCCCTCCAGTCCACAGCTCACCTGCGACTGTCGGCCATGATGCTGCCCACCAACCAGGTAGCCATCGTGCAGACGCTGCACTGCCGGGTAACAGGCCGGCGGCTGTGCGTCGCTGTCACACATCTGAAAGCTCGCAGCGGTTGGGAGAGGCTGCGGAGCGCGCAGGGCGCTGACCTGCTGCAGCGCCTGAGAAGCATAACATGCAGGAGTGGCGGCAGCCAGAGCGAGGCGGTGTCCGGCAAAGACCCGTTAGTGGTGTGCGGGGACTTTAACGCAGAGCCCTCAGAGGACGTTTACAGGCGATTCCTGTCATCCCCCCTCGGCCTGGACTCTGCATACAAGCTGCTGAGCTCTGACGGACAGACGGAGCCGGCCTACACCACCTGGAAGATCCGCCCCTCCGGAGAGAGCTGCAGCACGCTGGATTACATCTGGTATACCCAGGATGCCTTGGGTGTGGAGTGCCTGTTGGACATTCCCACTGAAGAGCAGATCGGTCCAGATCGCCTCCCCTCATACCACTACCCCTCTGACCATTTATCACTGCTCTGTGACATCAGCTTCAGGGAAGAGCCCCATAGGTTGATGTAG
- the nocta gene encoding nocturnin isoform X2 gives MEAVVCPMGGSSSRLFGTMAQSLNSAPLAHPDTYLEENPDQEDLVEIDPDQLLRECEEALQRRPARPHRDLVYPSGTAPRCHKHNPSIRVMQWNILAQALGEGKDGFIRCPLDALNWQERKYLILEEILTYRPDILCLQEVDHYYDTFLPIMASLGYHGSFLAKPCSPCLDVEQNNGPDGCALFYRRSRFSLQSTAHLRLSAMMLPTNQVAIVQTLHCRVTGRRLCVAVTHLKARSGWERLRSAQGADLLQRLRSITCRSGGSQSEAVSGKDPLVVCGDFNAEPSEDVYRRFLSSPLGLDSAYKLLSSDGQTEPAYTTWKIRPSGESCSTLDYIWYTQDALGVECLLDIPTEEQIGPDRLPSYHYPSDHLSLLCDISFREEPHRLM, from the exons ATGGAGGCCGTGG tTTGTCCAAtgggaggcagcagcagcaggttgttTGGTACAATGGCCCAGTCGCTGAACAGCGCCCCCCTGGCCCACCCAGACACGTACCTGGAGGAGAACCCAGACCAGGAGGACCTGGTTGAGATCGACCCGGACCAGCTGCTCAGAGAGTGTGAGGAGGCCCTGCAGAGGCGTCCAGCCAGGCCACACCGGGATCTGGTCTATCCCAGCGGCACAGCGCCCCGCTGCCACAAGCACAACCCATCCATACGGGTCATGCAGTGGAATATACTGGCACAAG CTCTGGGTGAGGGGAAGGACGGGTTTATTCGTTGTCCATTGGACGCCCTCAACTGGCAGGAAAGGAAGTACCTGATCCTGGAGGAGATCCTCACCTACCGCCCTGACATCCTGTGTCTACAGGAAGTGGATCACTACTATGACACTTTCCTGCCCATCATGGCCAGCCTGGGTTACCATGGCAGCTTCCTGGCCAAACCCTGTTCTCCCTGTCTGGATGTAGAGCAGAATAACGGCCCCGACGGCTGCGCTCTGTTTTACCGCCGCTCACGCTTCTCCCTCCAGTCCACAGCTCACCTGCGACTGTCGGCCATGATGCTGCCCACCAACCAGGTAGCCATCGTGCAGACGCTGCACTGCCGGGTAACAGGCCGGCGGCTGTGCGTCGCTGTCACACATCTGAAAGCTCGCAGCGGTTGGGAGAGGCTGCGGAGCGCGCAGGGCGCTGACCTGCTGCAGCGCCTGAGAAGCATAACATGCAGGAGTGGCGGCAGCCAGAGCGAGGCGGTGTCCGGCAAAGACCCGTTAGTGGTGTGCGGGGACTTTAACGCAGAGCCCTCAGAGGACGTTTACAGGCGATTCCTGTCATCCCCCCTCGGCCTGGACTCTGCATACAAGCTGCTGAGCTCTGACGGACAGACGGAGCCGGCCTACACCACCTGGAAGATCCGCCCCTCCGGAGAGAGCTGCAGCACGCTGGATTACATCTGGTATACCCAGGATGCCTTGGGTGTGGAGTGCCTGTTGGACATTCCCACTGAAGAGCAGATCGGTCCAGATCGCCTCCCCTCATACCACTACCCCTCTGACCATTTATCACTGCTCTGTGACATCAGCTTCAGGGAAGAGCCCCATAGGTTGATGTAG